In Quercus robur chromosome 11, dhQueRobu3.1, whole genome shotgun sequence, the sequence TTGTCTAACTATATTAGATATACTATAGATGACACGATTTGTCTCAAGACAGTGACTTGGTTCATGTCTTATCTCTATCACCTCTTTTGGTAAAATCATATTGTGTAATTTCCAAGGAAAAGTCAGGTAATATCTCTCATTTATTTCCAACATTACAAGCAGAAGTAATATAGTCGATTCTGAAGTACTTGCCAACTATAGAACCTATTAATGCTATCGAGCCTAGCACCAACTCGGTTGGACTACTCTTTCAAGTAAATGTCTTTGGTGCATAAATACCCAATTCTTGGCTTACTTCACacaatcattctttttttttttttttttttaagaaggtaGAGGGTGCGGCAATCTTGACTAGAACACTATGAACTTCGTAGCTTTGGAAACTTAGCTTGGTGTAAACCGCGAGGCGCTCAAGATTGTAGTTGGTTCTTCGATGAAAAGTGCTCTGAATATGAAAATCTTTCTCTATGTAACAACAAAGTTCTCATACATCTCTATAGTGCCGGCTGAACAGTAGAGCAAGAAATGtggtcgcctaaggccccaagtaaaagaaaggcctccaaattttaaccaataaggttatttataatcaataaaaaaaataatattttttcaccagatgaaaaacaaataaaaaaatagagaaaaatacaacgttcacaatattttttacaacacttttacaattaTGCTAAATAGTAGGTTGTTACAACTTGTTATTGatggagaaaaaataattatagtgatattttcaaaaagagaggaaaaaaaaaaaagcaacttaaaactcagaatttgttataaaaaaatattgtgaatgttgtacttctaaaaaaaagaagaagaataataataagagtttaattagcaaatttttactagttctcatataaatctaccactaacaccacttttttacttactattaTCAATTTACCatatcaacaagtatgaaaaattgtcaaattttttctacgtagtttttgttaattagtagtaattttgcatctaaaacaagataacTAATTTTCGCTTTAGGCCCCCAAATACATTAAGCCACCCCTACATCTCTAACGATGATGACTCTAAAAAGTAGCTTTAAAGTTGTTCTAGAACCCTAATGCACGAATGCAGCCTGATATTTGATCGATCAGCTAATGTTGAGATAGCAGAAACTTCACTATCTTGTACACATGCTTGAGTTGTTTTTTTGTCTTCAAATGTAGTTCTTCAACATACTTAAGGACACAAAAAACCAGGACTCAAATACgttaaaaatgtgttttaacTCAGATTTGCCAACACATACATATTTGACCTTAACAAAATCAATTTGCTGAAGTTTTAACAGAATCTCAATCAACATTAAACTTAAACCAACCCGcggccccttttttttttgttttctattaatTCTAAAATCAATTGGCCTCCACAACTTCTTACGTTTTATTTTTATGACATTACTTAATACATGATTTCTTGATTCCAGATTAGgtgaataaacttaaaaaataaaaatataatgatacATTAACTTTCTAGTTCATTCATTCATAATATAATATTCTAACGACTTTGTCACCGTCTACTTTTGGTTGGAATTCAATATTATCAGGGTTGAGTGTACAatcatttaatatttatttttactaacttGATCAAAATTTAGCTCCAGTTCCTAATTTTTTGACCTTTGCAAATAGCGCAGCCCACATTGACAATTTCTTGTCGACTTCAACAATGATAAGGAAGAAATAGTCAGCCCCCTTTAACTTTTCTAGATAGGTTGAAGCTGAGATTTACTATAAATAAGTGCCGCACGGGCCATAGCTTAGACCCATCATCCTCTTATTTCCTTCTGAAAATGTCTTCCTTACATTTCACCTTCTCAATCTACCTGCTAACCTTTGCTCTCTTTCTCCAAACTATTTTTGGAGACATCCCTCTTTACAATATCTGTTCAAGCTCTGAGAACTTCACCACAAATGACCAATATGAATCAAATCTAAGAAAGCTCTTAGGTAATCTTAACTACCAAACCCCTTCCCTTGGTTTTGCTCTTGGTTCAGTTGGTTGGTACCAATACCGAACTTATGGGATTGCTCTTTGTCGTGGAGACGTTGCAGCCGCAGACTGCAAGGCGTGTGTTAATGATGCCAGCAATGAAATTCACAAACTTTGCCCATTCGATAAAGGTGCGATTATATGGTACGATAATTGTCTTTTGAAGTACTCAAACAAGGATTTCTTGGGTCAAATTGATAATGAAAACTGGTTCTTCATGTCGAATGTGCAAAATGTGAGTGAGCCAACTATATTTAACCAAAAGACTAGGGAGTTACTGAGCCAACTAGCCAAGGATGCATCTTTCACCACAAAAAAGTATGCAGTAGGAGAGCTAGAGCTGGGAAAATCAACCAAACTCTATGGCTTGGCTCAATGCACATGGGACCTTTCTACCGTTGAATGTTTGCAGTGTCTTGATGATGCAATTGGTCAACTTCCAACTTGTTGTGATGGGAAAGAAGGAGGGAGAGTTATTGGTGGGAGTTGCAACATAAGATATGAGATTTACCCGTTTGTTAGTGCTTAATTATAATTCAAGTTCTCTAGATTTCAGGAGCGAgtttataattatttacttttggAGGGATACTAGGGAATAATGCTATGTAATTCTTTATTTCTGTTGAACCAATGtatttattttagttctctTTTGTCTGTTGTGAAGTAACCTGTTTATACAAGACAAAATCTTTTTTGAAGTGACATGTTTATACAAGATTAAAGAAGGCTGAGAGAAGAAATTAAGTGATAGTAAGTTTTAATCtccatattttatttagttagttgaTGATGTgatagtttctcattaaaataaaaagagattcaAGTTTAAAAAGTATTGAAAGTAAACTAAACTCACCTACCGTTTACAGAATTGAACGGTTAATTAGAGAAAATGGGATaacaacagttttttttttttttttttttttatcatatataaTACGTGATAAAAATTTCCCTAAATAGAGTTGTATGGTTCACTCCGTTCCATTCTGCTGATTATGCTCCATTCCACTAGCTTCATTCCACTTCACTATGCCCATAAGGCCCCAACTTAGTggctaataaaaaatataagccAACTACAACAATCTCCACCTTGGCGAATATTCTGTCCCAAAGAAAAGTCTCCTTGCTTTGCCTCCAGCTCCAACAACTAATAATGGGTTGGGATATGTCATCATTTATGAACGTGAATAAACATTGGCCGAGTCCAAGAAATACTTGAACGTTCAAAATAAAGCCGAAGAAGTGAACTTAAGCAAATAGACATTATTTGAACCCAAAATAAAGCCCATCTAGCGGCTAAGCTTAACCCCACTCTTTTAAACAAAGAAATGAATGAATCAGTATATTACgcccagcccagcccagcccagcTCAGACCTTTACGTCGGTGAGCATTTTTCACTCTTTAAGTACAGCTTACACAGCACAAAAAATCACACTTTTTTCTCGTCCATTTTATTtcacgctctctctctctctgatcagTATCACTCTCTGAAATTCAATCCTCAATGGCTTCCTCCACCGAGAAACGCAAAATTCTCGAACAAAATGAACACGAAGCAGCGAAGAAGACAAAGTTTCTCGTAGAAGATGATCACGAAGCAGCCAAGGAATCAAAGAAGTGAACTTAAGCAAATAGACATTATTTTCTTAGAATGTGATCTTggaattttactatttagcttggtaccctaaaataaaatttctaactcCACCACTGCTCAAAATGGAGAGATTTACAAATGAAGTCGCCATTTGTTTAATGAAATggcaaaaataaagaaaaccataatgttagagatatattagcccattagcataggctcaagcctaattctactttgtgtgcaagccaagtctcccaATTGTACTAGAAGTTTATTAGTCTaaggtttagtctactatatatacacatgttatgattcattataatacaggatttgtactacactctaatatattattaatgtagcccttaagggttTCCTCCGtagatgtaggccgttaggctgaaccatgtaaccctcgtgtgttattgtgttttatactttatgctttcgcttccacATCTATACTatcatattcaacatggtgtatcaatgctaatatttaacattttgtagtacaaatcctgtgttataataaatcataacatgtgtatatattgtAGACTAAACcttagactaatagacttctagtataagtaggagacttggcttgcacacaaagtagaattaggcttgagcctatgctaatgggctaatatatctctaacactccctctcaaactcaaaatggaagcttgatgaaatcttgagatttgataaggttgagaagatcccttgaatgaagtttggctctgtgacggtagtttgaggaaaacaatggtcttgcagtgttgatgcgacttctaatGGTGGTTTgactataccggagagttttgacggcagcagtaggaagccaaagaagatgaacgcagcgaaaaaaaaaaaaaaacactgaggaaacccttaagggctacattaCTATGAACGCAGCGAAAAAAACACCTGATGTGACTTCTAATCCATGGCCACAAGAAGTCGCATCAGGTGTTTTTTTTCGCTGCGTTCATATtaatgtagcccttaagggttTCCTCCGTaaatgtaggccgttaggctgaaccacgtaaccctcgtgtgttattgtgttttatactttatgctttcgcttccgcatctatactagcatattcaacatggtgtatcaatgctaatatttaacatggtatcagagccaccttccTGTGGTaatggttttctgtccttacggtatatttaagagcaatctttgttttcctcggtgtttttttttttttttcgctgcgttcatcttctttggcttcctactgctgccgtcaaaactctccgatatagtcaagccaccgttagaagtcgcatcaacactgTAAGACCATTGCTTTCCTTAAACTACCATtacagagccaaacttcattcaagggatcttctcaaccttatcaaatctcaagatttcatcaagcttccatcttgagtttgagagggggtgttagagatatattagcccattagcataggctcaagcctaattctattttgtgtgcaagccaagtctcctatttgtactagaagtctattagtctaaggtttagtctactatatatacacatgttatgatttattgtaatacaggatttgtactacactctaatatattattaatgtagtCCTTAAGGGTTTCCTCCGtagatgtaggccgttaggctgaaccacgtaaccctcgtgtgttattgtgttttatactttatgctttcgtttccgcatctatactagcatattcaacatggtgtatcaatgctaatatttaacacataacaaataaaaactatttacaaTGAACTTTATAATTAAATAGGTTTACAATTATTTGCAAGAAAACcatagaaataaataattattgaaCATTAATTATAGAACACTATTCCCTAGCTACTACTATCCCACGAAAAGCGAGAATCATAAACATGCTCCAGAAATCGAATTAAGCACTGAAAAATGGGTAAATCTCATATCTTATGTTGCAACTCCCACCAACAACTCTCCCTCCTTTCCCATCACAACAACTAGGAAGTTGACCAATTGCATCATCAAGACACTGCAAACATTCAATGGTAGAAAGGTCCCATGTGAATTGAGCCAAGCCATACAGTTTGGTTGATTCTCCCAGCTTTAGCTCTCCAACTGCATACTTTTTTGTGGTGAAAGATGCTTCCTTGGCTAGTTGCCTCAATAACTCCTTAGTCGTCTTTTGGTTAAATATTGTTGGCTCACTCACATTTTGCACATTCAAGATGGTGAACCAGCTTTCGTTATCAATTTGATCCAAGAAATTCTTGTTCGAGTACTTCAAAAGACAATCATCGTACCATATAATTGCACCCTTATCATATGGGTAAAGTTTGTGAATTTCGTTGCTAGCCTCATTAACACACGCCTTGCATTCTGTGGTAGCAACGTCTCCACGACAAAGAGCAAGCCCATAATTAAGTCTGGTATGGGTGCCAACCTACTGAACCAAGACCAAAACCAAGAGGAGGGGCTTGGTAGTTAAGGTTACCTAAGAGCATTCTTAGGTTTGATTCATACTGATCATTGGTGGTGAAGTTCTCAGAGCTTGAACAAATATTGTATCAAATGGGCCCATAATCTCTCAAAATAGGAAGAAAACAGGGTAGAAAACTGGACCAATAATTTGGACAACATTGcaatgtctttttcttctttgttttctaattttctttacTATTCAAAGTTTCACTAACTTCACTGTGCAACGTTCTTATTAATTTCCCAACCAACTTCACTTCTGGCTTCTGACTTCTCAAAGTCtcattcgtttttttttttttttctccatcaattttatttattttttctcgtttccctcattttttttaatggtttttttttggggtgtatatatatatatatatatatatatatatatatattcttaatgaATGCCCATCgatagacaattttttttttaataaaaatataatttaatactttctttatttaataGGGGTACCTTAGGATCGCTTCACTAAACCGAATATATTTTTCCAATACATAACAACAATAGATAAGaagtctcaaaaaaaaaaaaaaaaaaggatatgtaATATATCAATacatttgaattaaaaaaaaaaaaaaaaaaaaaaaaaaaaaaaccatattgaATTGAGTTATATGACAATACCATTATCAATTCCATAACTTAGACCTCCTAAACTACTAAGAAGGCATATGCAAAAAATGCATTTGAACTCCCATAGTTATTGTGATATATTATGTTAAGGCCTATATTCCTGAAAGTCGTAATGTTAGGTTCAAGGATGTTTCTCAATTGTATAAACTACAAGAAAATGCACAAGATCTAGAGAATATGGGTGATATTGAATTAGCCTAATCACTCTcaacaagtgaaaaaaagatGCCATTAAATGTAAACCGAGATGAGCTACATGTTCAACTAcccattttagaaaattttgtaaatactACAAGTGATGAACTTATactcaaaaaattcaaacttttacAAGTAACATCACACAATAAAAGTATCAATGTGCGTTTAATTAGAtgccaaattttaattaatttaacaaaaaattctttaaacataaacatattGTATACATAAATATGTTcttaaacataaacttgtaataaataaaagaaattagaaatgtgaatgttttaatttaattgctCCTTTTTTAATATCATTATCATTCTTCAGGCAATTGCATGGAGGATTCACAAGATGcaattttttaagcaaaatgaGGAAGGACATGGTATAATTATATGTGTCCCACCATGTTTGTACAGTTGAATGCATGTCTTGTTATTTTGTATATTAGTTTTGTGTCTATGatggtttaattttgttcctgtatgcttctaatatatataaaacgaaaaagatttaatttttggtaGCTTTTATACTAAATGTGTAACGAAAAGATAAAGATTAACCTTTAGAGAAAAAACAAGTTttcttagaaaatttatttttgtacaGTTAGTTGCATAGGCCTGGACTTCACTTTTCCTTAATTGTTCTCCCACTTTAGATGGTGAGTAGCTTCGTTTCAAAGAATATGTTGCCTCTTTGATCTTGTCCAATGTCAAAATACAGATAAAAGATCAAGATTCAAGCCAAGCATTTAAGAAGAAACTTAGTTTCGACCAGGCGTGCTATTACGATGAGCACTCTCCTTGATCAAATATAGCAGATAGTTTTTCTAAAATACATAACATACTACAAGATTAAATTGCGACAGCTTATCGAAACTTATTACTAGACCAAGAAAATTCCTTAGAAGAGAGCTTAAAGAGGGCTGAAGTTTAAGGAAAAGCGGATTGTCAAATATTAATATtgtcttattttaatttattaagaatTGTCATATTGTTGTGTCTTATGTCATGTCTGTGCCCATACATCTTAATCtcaaggtttttaattttatttttattatttttaaaatttatattttttcctttctttgtgagattttaatgtttttgggagaacacacacacacaagtatAATTCCGTCTAAAGCATTTTAATGAACACCTGCAACTTAGGAGATGCCCAATCTATCATTACCTGATTTTAAAGCCAAAGGTTGTATACTTCTATCAACCAATTTTTTATCCTGGGATacagttctttttttattgaatttgagAAGTTAATACCAAATGTGAATTGAAATGTAAATAAGCAATGCATATAGGAGGACATAGAATAAGTTCTTCAAGTCAACCCAGCTCTGAACATGTCAAACGCCTCCTCTAGTTTATCCTATTgacattagaattttttttttttttttttttttatatatatatatatataattgaggtgaaattttataatttttttctaaatgatTTGTAAGTTGAATGACTTCctcaacctttttcttttttggaaaatttcgTAAATATTACAAGTGATGTACTTATACtcacaaaattgaaacttttacAAGTAACATCACACAATAGAAGTATCAATGTTCATGTAATTAGATGCGaaattttaattactttaaCGAACAATTCTTCAAACATGAACATATTGTTATACATGAATATGTTCTTAAACATAtatttgtaataaataaaagaaattagaaatgtgaatctttttaatttaattgcttcttttttaatatCAGTATCATTCTTTAGGCAGTTGCGTGTAGGATTAAAAAGATGcaattttttaagcaaaatgaGGAAGGACATGGTATAATTCTAAGTGTCCCACCAAGTTTGTACAGTAAAATTTTGTTCTAGTAGTGTTAGAACTCATTAACTATCACTTGtgtgttcttttttgtttcttaaaaaaagaaaattgttccaaaaaaataataatttaaagcaTATAGTGATTTAATGTAGCCCACCTCATTATAATAGCTCTCctaaattcattaataaattagTAATGCATAAgataaattttgttgaattacaattcttgattttttttcttcagtttgtCGACTATTGATTCCTTAAAGAAACATGCATGAATGTTAaggtgttttgaaaatgtaggAATTAAGGAAGTTATGTAAGACTATTGCCTAATCAAGTCACCATTAATTGGAGTGTTGAACAAACCATTTATTAATTGGCCATAATAGGAAATGGTCGCCCTCAACAATTGAGGAAAAGAGGGCATTAAATGGCAAACTAGATGAGCGACTTGCTCAACtaacatttttagaaaattcCGTAAATATTACAAGTGATGAACTTATCCTCACACAATTCAAACTTTTACAAGTTACATTGATCacccaaaaaattatcaatgtgtgtttaatttgttgaaaaatttttaattaatttaacacTAAAACTCTATAAACGTAAACATATTGTTAGACATAAAAATGTTGCAAAACATAAACttgtaaaaaatgaaagaaattagaaatttgctagttttaatttaattgctTTATTTTTATCAGTATCATTCTTCAGGCATTTGCATGGTGGATTCACaagatgcaattttttttttagcaaaatgagGAAGGACATGGTATAATTCTAAGTGTCCCACAAAGTTTGTGAAGTTGAATACATTTCTTGTTATTTTGTATACTAGTTTTGTGTCCGTTGGTCTAATTTTGTTCTGGTGGTGTTAGGACTCATTACATCTCCCTTGTGTATGctaatttgtttctcaaaaaatgaaaattgtccccaaaaaaaaaaaaattaattcaaagcGTATAGTTATTTAATGTAGCCTACCTCATTATAATAACTCTCctaaattcattaataaatcaGTATTGCGAAAgataaattttcttgaattatgattcttgattttttttttttttttgaaggccATTGAAAGATTCTAtgatatattttgatttttttaaaaaaatatagaaaccgGAAACATTAGTTCCAAGCAGCATTTTCAATCATACTAACTTCTCAAAAGCGCTATCAACaaagaaatattatttgaaCGCATCAAACCAAGGGAGTCAATCTCATACTGGAGGTTTTACCGATTTGACGAGTAGAACGATTTATTTCGGTACCAATCAACACCGGTGTACTGTTTTGAGTTTaccactattttatatatatatatatatatatatatatatatatatatattataataaaaataaaagtttaccataaaatattACCTTAATtcgaaaaaaaattattcatggtttta encodes:
- the LOC126705916 gene encoding cysteine-rich repeat secretory protein 38-like — protein: MSSLHFTFSIYLLTFALFLQTIFGDIPLYNICSSSENFTTNDQYESNLRKLLGNLNYQTPSLGFALGSVGWYQYRTYGIALCRGDVAAADCKACVNDASNEIHKLCPFDKGAIIWYDNCLLKYSNKDFLGQIDNENWFFMSNVQNVSEPTIFNQKTRELLSQLAKDASFTTKKYAVGELELGKSTKLYGLAQCTWDLSTVECLQCLDDAIGQLPTCCDGKEGGRVIGGSCNIRYEIYPFVSA